In Gemmatimonadota bacterium, a single genomic region encodes these proteins:
- a CDS encoding AI-2E family transporter, whose amino-acid sequence MTGHTSPTFKVAPVLASTVATVLLLGLLFKAADIFLLLFVAILFSLFLGAVRDALVRRLRLPASIAFALAVLGTLAAVAGLVTLLVPPVVEQTQQLVGNLPNYVSAWQGWLQRLLLRYPRLQELWSAESGKLVGGIVSQAEGAMSEILPQVVGIGHAVVNIVSILVMGIFLALHPGTYREWLIALFPPTRRDMVRDVLRDLASTLKSWLVGQLIAMAVLAVLTAIGLYALDVPYWLTFGVFTGAVAIIPFFGTLVSSTIPALFVLGGEGVFGVTPGTHALLVMILGFVIHIIEANFVVPLITAKQVEIPPVLSIMAVLVVGRLLGPIGLPVAVPLLAVMIVMVRRVLINRIYEGQGTQRAGKERVLILRVPAPDGGVLVAADPPLDVLRLSDLRRPA is encoded by the coding sequence GTGACGGGACACACGTCTCCCACCTTCAAGGTCGCGCCCGTCCTGGCATCGACGGTCGCGACCGTTCTGTTGTTGGGGCTGTTGTTCAAGGCGGCGGACATCTTCCTGCTGCTGTTCGTCGCCATCCTGTTCTCGCTCTTCCTCGGTGCCGTGCGCGACGCGCTCGTGCGCCGGTTGCGGCTGCCGGCATCGATCGCCTTCGCGCTCGCCGTCCTCGGGACGCTCGCCGCGGTCGCCGGACTCGTCACGCTGCTCGTCCCCCCGGTCGTCGAGCAGACGCAGCAGCTCGTGGGGAACCTCCCCAACTACGTCAGCGCCTGGCAGGGGTGGCTGCAGCGCCTGCTCCTGCGGTATCCGCGCCTGCAGGAGCTGTGGAGCGCCGAGTCGGGGAAGCTCGTGGGAGGGATCGTCTCGCAGGCCGAAGGCGCGATGAGCGAGATCCTCCCGCAAGTCGTCGGGATCGGTCACGCCGTCGTGAACATCGTCTCGATCCTCGTCATGGGGATCTTCCTCGCGCTGCACCCCGGGACGTATCGCGAGTGGCTCATCGCGCTCTTTCCGCCCACGCGCCGCGACATGGTCCGCGACGTGTTGCGCGACCTCGCGAGCACGCTCAAGTCGTGGCTCGTGGGGCAGCTCATCGCGATGGCCGTGCTGGCCGTCCTCACCGCCATCGGGCTCTACGCGCTCGACGTTCCGTACTGGCTCACCTTCGGCGTCTTCACCGGCGCGGTCGCGATCATCCCGTTCTTCGGCACGCTCGTCTCGTCCACCATCCCCGCGCTCTTCGTCCTTGGCGGTGAGGGAGTGTTCGGGGTGACACCGGGAACGCATGCCCTGCTGGTGATGATCCTCGGCTTCGTGATCCACATCATCGAGGCCAACTTCGTCGTCCCGCTCATCACGGCCAAGCAGGTGGAGATCCCGCCGGTGCTGAGCATCATGGCCGTGCTCGTCGTCGGTCGCCTCCTGGGCCCGATCGGCCTACCGGTCGCCGTTCCGCTCCTCGCGGTGATGATCGTGATGGTGCGGCGCGTCCTGATCAACCGGATCTACGAAGGGCAGGGGACGCAGCGCGCCGGCAAGGAGCGGGTGCTCATCCTGCGCGTCCCTGCACCTGACGGTGGCGTGCTCGTGGCCGCCGACCCCCCGCTCGACGTCCTCCGCCTGAGCGACCTCCGCCGCCCCGCGTAG
- a CDS encoding glycosyltransferase family 2 protein — protein MPKISVILPAYNVAEHLKECLAALVTQRVDGADVELILVDNNSTDATVAIAGEFSDVRVLHQPVQGSYAARNLGVRESTGGIVVFLDPDCAPRPGWLRAAVRGLDAPKTQIVLGRRYYGPSRALALLSKYEDEKIQWILRRRCTDQVYGYTNNMAVRRALLDTYGPFPERSRGGDTMFVQRVVRALGTDAVAFVREMGVDHLEVTQLADYYHKRTIYGASNERLSQEVPFRPLSSGQRFAVLQALLLRGRVAPWDAVVLLALLVPGAIAYDRARRGAR, from the coding sequence ATGCCGAAGATTTCCGTCATACTTCCTGCGTACAACGTCGCCGAGCACTTGAAGGAGTGCTTGGCGGCGCTCGTGACGCAGCGAGTGGACGGCGCCGACGTCGAGTTGATCCTCGTGGACAACAACTCGACGGATGCGACGGTGGCGATCGCCGGCGAGTTCTCCGATGTGCGCGTGCTACACCAGCCGGTTCAGGGCTCCTACGCGGCACGGAATCTCGGCGTGCGCGAGTCGACCGGCGGTATTGTGGTATTCCTCGACCCCGACTGCGCCCCGCGTCCCGGCTGGCTGCGAGCCGCGGTGAGGGGGCTCGACGCGCCGAAGACCCAGATTGTGCTCGGGCGTCGGTACTACGGTCCGTCGCGGGCATTGGCGCTACTGTCCAAGTACGAGGACGAGAAGATTCAGTGGATCCTGCGCCGCCGGTGCACCGACCAGGTCTATGGCTACACCAACAACATGGCGGTGCGGCGCGCATTGCTCGACACGTATGGCCCGTTCCCTGAGCGCAGTCGTGGCGGCGACACGATGTTCGTGCAGCGTGTGGTGCGCGCGCTGGGGACCGACGCCGTCGCCTTCGTGCGCGAGATGGGGGTCGATCACCTCGAGGTGACGCAGCTGGCGGACTACTATCACAAGCGCACCATCTACGGCGCGAGCAACGAGCGCCTGTCGCAGGAGGTCCCCTTCCGCCCCCTCTCGAGCGGTCAGCGATTCGCCGTGCTACAGGCCCTGCTGCTGCGCGGCCGGGTGGCGCCGTGGGATGCGGTCGTGCTGCTGGCGCTCCTCGTGCCCGGCGCCATCGCATACGATCGGGCCCGGCGAGGGGCGAGATGA
- the sdaAA gene encoding L-serine ammonia-lyase, iron-sulfur-dependent, subunit alpha, with the protein MYKALADAIRDAESQGTTLAAVALAAESRDQGRPVSEIRQALARALAVMRGAVTQGLTGDLRSASGLVGGDAAKLREGPPGPLAGTPFRDILARALAVQEVNAAMGVIVAAPTAGGAGVLPAVLLGLADAKGLGDELLIDALATAGLIGAIVAERASLSGAEGGCQAETGAAAGMAAGAATEMLGGSPSQAGHAVALAQQGTLGLVCDPLGGLVELPCVFRNATGAAIALAAIEMAMAGITFAIPADEVIDTMGEIGRSMDVRYRETAGGGLAATPTGRRLARERLVQIKRSDA; encoded by the coding sequence ATGTACAAGGCTCTCGCTGACGCCATCCGTGACGCCGAATCGCAGGGGACGACGCTCGCCGCCGTCGCCCTCGCCGCCGAGTCGCGCGACCAGGGACGTCCCGTGTCCGAGATTCGACAGGCACTCGCCCGCGCCCTCGCCGTCATGCGCGGCGCGGTGACGCAGGGACTCACCGGCGACCTGCGCTCCGCGTCGGGGCTGGTAGGCGGCGATGCGGCAAAGCTTCGGGAAGGGCCGCCAGGGCCGCTCGCCGGCACCCCCTTTCGCGACATCCTGGCGCGCGCCCTCGCCGTGCAGGAAGTGAACGCGGCGATGGGGGTCATTGTCGCCGCGCCCACCGCGGGCGGCGCCGGTGTGCTCCCGGCGGTCCTCCTGGGGCTCGCCGACGCCAAGGGGCTCGGCGACGAGCTCCTCATCGACGCCCTCGCCACGGCGGGGCTCATCGGGGCGATTGTCGCGGAGCGCGCCTCGCTGTCCGGCGCCGAAGGGGGCTGCCAGGCCGAGACGGGTGCCGCGGCCGGGATGGCCGCTGGCGCCGCCACCGAGATGCTCGGCGGCTCGCCCAGCCAGGCGGGACATGCCGTCGCCCTCGCGCAGCAGGGGACGCTGGGGCTCGTCTGTGACCCGTTAGGCGGGCTCGTCGAGCTGCCGTGCGTCTTCCGCAATGCCACCGGCGCCGCGATCGCCCTCGCCGCCATCGAGATGGCGATGGCTGGGATCACCTTCGCCATTCCCGCCGATGAAGTGATCGACACGATGGGGGAGATCGGTCGCAGCATGGACGTGCGCTATCGCGAAACGGCCGGCGGCGGGCTCGCGGCCACGCCGACCGGGCGTCGGCTGGCACGCGAACGGCTGGTGCAGATCAAGCGCAGCGACGCCTAG
- a CDS encoding PspA/IM30 family protein translates to MGIFDRLASLIKSNVNDMISSAENPEKMLNQIIVDMRDQLVKAKQQVAAAIADEKRLHDQFESEYKQSQDWEQKAMLAIKEGRDDLAKQALVRQSEHYAHAQQLETTWQSHQLETEKLKNALRDLNDKIEEAKRKKNLLLARQRRAQAQKRISETMSGLSEKSAFEAFARMEEKIEQNERMIKASSEIDEEFSGDRLQRDFKLLEKSSTTVGADAQLLALKQKMGLLPSASPAEKRQLGAGNVPAEETVHAEIEEPDHKQNG, encoded by the coding sequence ATGGGCATCTTCGATCGTCTTGCCTCACTCATCAAGTCGAACGTCAACGACATGATCTCCTCCGCCGAAAATCCGGAGAAGATGCTGAACCAGATCATCGTTGACATGCGCGACCAGTTGGTGAAGGCCAAGCAGCAGGTCGCGGCGGCCATCGCTGACGAGAAGCGGTTGCATGACCAGTTCGAGTCGGAGTACAAGCAGTCGCAGGACTGGGAGCAGAAGGCGATGCTCGCCATCAAGGAGGGGCGCGACGACCTCGCCAAGCAGGCCCTCGTCAGGCAGAGCGAGCACTACGCGCACGCCCAGCAGCTCGAGACCACGTGGCAGTCGCACCAGCTCGAGACCGAGAAGCTCAAGAACGCCCTGCGTGACCTCAACGACAAGATCGAAGAGGCCAAGCGCAAGAAGAACCTGTTGCTCGCGCGCCAGCGTCGGGCGCAGGCGCAGAAGCGCATCTCCGAAACGATGTCCGGTCTGTCCGAGAAGTCGGCCTTCGAAGCCTTCGCCCGGATGGAAGAGAAGATCGAGCAGAACGAGCGCATGATCAAAGCGTCGTCGGAGATCGACGAGGAGTTCTCGGGCGATCGCCTGCAACGTGACTTCAAGCTCCTGGAGAAGTCGTCGACCACCGTCGGTGCCGACGCGCAGCTCCTGGCGCTCAAGCAGAAGATGGGGCTGCTCCCCTCGGCGTCTCCCGCCGAGAAGCGCCAGCTCGGGGCCGGCAACGTGCCGGCCGAAGAGACGGTGCACGCGGAAATCGAGGAGCCCGACCACAAGCAGAACGGGTGA
- a CDS encoding ABC transporter permease yields the protein MTAPSTRRESAGEEVSVFDASPALRHPRQFLADVRRDLRVTMDLAPQMARRQIVARYRRSVLGYLWLLLVPVSTAAAWLFVRASGALHMTSSGAPYPLYIVAGLFLWQGFLRALNAPLQQVNASRAVISKIRSPWEAVIAAGWVETVFEFAIFVLVLLLAIPLLGEWPGLGMLSAVVPIVALLLLGAALGLLLVPLGLLFDDIPRAVVVGSTFLFFVTPIVYRPPSSALGTVTFRLNPVAVLLDAARSALVGDAPVAPALVLPWALVALLAFVVGWVAMRVAVPHLVARL from the coding sequence ATGACCGCTCCCTCGACGCGGCGCGAGAGTGCCGGCGAGGAGGTGAGTGTGTTCGACGCCAGTCCCGCCCTTCGCCACCCGCGACAGTTCCTTGCCGATGTCCGCCGCGACCTGCGGGTCACGATGGACCTGGCCCCCCAGATGGCGCGACGCCAGATCGTCGCGCGCTATCGCCGATCGGTGCTCGGCTACCTCTGGCTCCTGCTCGTCCCGGTGAGCACCGCCGCGGCGTGGCTGTTCGTGCGGGCGAGTGGCGCGTTGCACATGACGAGCAGCGGCGCCCCGTATCCCCTCTACATCGTGGCGGGCCTCTTCCTCTGGCAGGGCTTCCTGCGGGCGCTCAATGCGCCGCTGCAGCAGGTGAACGCCTCGCGCGCCGTCATCTCGAAGATCCGCTCTCCGTGGGAGGCGGTGATCGCGGCCGGATGGGTCGAGACGGTCTTCGAGTTCGCGATCTTCGTTCTCGTCCTCCTGCTCGCGATTCCGCTGTTGGGGGAGTGGCCGGGCCTCGGGATGCTCTCCGCGGTGGTTCCCATCGTCGCGCTGCTCCTGCTGGGCGCCGCTCTCGGGCTGCTCCTCGTCCCCCTGGGGTTGCTGTTCGACGACATCCCACGCGCCGTGGTCGTCGGCTCGACGTTCCTCTTCTTCGTGACGCCGATCGTCTATCGCCCCCCCAGCTCGGCGTTAGGCACCGTGACGTTCCGGCTCAACCCCGTCGCCGTGCTCCTGGATGCCGCGCGCTCGGCACTGGTCGGCGATGCGCCGGTGGCGCCGGCACTCGTGCTTCCGTGGGCGTTGGTGGCACTCCTCGCCTTCGTCGTCGGCTGGGTCGCCATGCGCGTCGCCGTCCCGCACCTCGTGGCGCGCCTGTGA
- a CDS encoding phenylacetate--CoA ligase, which translates to MIFEPAFETLDTDAMRALQGQRLRALVATVQQRVSMYRERLAATGIAPDDIRSIDDITRLPITRKDDLRDHYPFGLLAVPRQQVMRVHASSGTTGKATVVAYTANDVDLFARVNARALAMAGAAPGMMLHNAYGYGLFTGGLGIHYGGERLGLSVVPVSGGMTERQLTLITDFRPEVITCTPSYALTLASEFRRRGVDPSDISLRYAVLGAEPWTDAMRAQIDEALGVTSTNIYGLSEIIGPGVSNECVEARDGSHVMEDHFYPEILDPDTGRPVPDGEEGVLVITTLTKEALPLLRYWTGDITSLVRGRCACGRTLVRMRLIKGRTDDMLIIRGVNVYPSQIEAVLGRIVELAPHYRLVVSRDGTLDAISVHAEVSESFFREVGRGVLSADVIEADHRLRALRERIAALLRDLIGVAMAVELIPPGEAPRSEGGKLNRVVDRRPR; encoded by the coding sequence ATGATCTTCGAGCCCGCGTTCGAAACGCTCGACACCGATGCCATGCGCGCGCTCCAGGGACAACGCCTGCGCGCGCTGGTGGCCACCGTGCAGCAACGGGTCTCGATGTACCGCGAGCGCCTCGCGGCCACCGGGATTGCGCCTGACGACATTCGCTCGATCGACGACATCACGCGCCTTCCGATCACGCGCAAGGACGACCTGCGCGATCACTATCCGTTCGGGCTGCTCGCCGTCCCCCGCCAGCAGGTCATGCGGGTGCACGCCTCGTCAGGCACCACCGGGAAGGCCACCGTGGTCGCCTACACGGCAAATGACGTGGACCTGTTCGCGCGCGTCAACGCCCGCGCCTTGGCCATGGCCGGCGCCGCGCCCGGGATGATGCTGCACAACGCCTATGGCTACGGCCTGTTCACGGGCGGCCTCGGCATTCACTACGGCGGCGAACGTCTCGGCCTCTCGGTCGTCCCCGTGAGCGGCGGGATGACCGAGCGACAGCTCACCCTCATCACCGACTTCCGCCCCGAGGTCATCACCTGCACGCCGAGCTACGCCCTCACGCTGGCGTCCGAGTTCCGGCGTCGCGGCGTCGATCCGTCCGACATCTCGCTGCGCTACGCCGTCCTCGGGGCCGAGCCGTGGACCGACGCCATGCGCGCGCAGATCGATGAGGCGTTAGGCGTGACCAGCACCAACATCTACGGCTTGTCGGAGATCATCGGTCCCGGCGTGTCCAACGAGTGCGTCGAGGCGCGCGACGGCTCGCACGTCATGGAAGATCATTTCTACCCCGAGATCCTCGACCCCGACACCGGGCGCCCCGTCCCCGACGGCGAGGAAGGCGTCCTGGTGATCACCACGCTCACCAAGGAGGCGCTCCCCCTCCTGCGCTATTGGACCGGCGACATCACCTCCCTCGTGCGCGGGCGCTGTGCCTGCGGGCGCACCCTCGTCCGGATGCGACTCATCAAGGGACGCACGGATGACATGCTCATTATTCGTGGTGTCAATGTCTACCCGAGCCAGATCGAGGCGGTGTTGGGTCGCATCGTTGAACTCGCGCCGCACTATCGCCTCGTCGTCAGTCGCGACGGGACGCTCGATGCGATCAGCGTACACGCCGAGGTCTCGGAGTCGTTCTTCCGTGAGGTGGGGCGCGGCGTTCTCTCGGCTGACGTCATCGAAGCCGACCACCGGCTGCGTGCGCTGCGCGAACGCATCGCCGCCCTCCTGCGCGACCTGATCGGCGTCGCGATGGCCGTCGAACTCATTCCGCCGGGCGAGGCCCCCCGCTCTGAGGGAGGGAAGCTCAATCGGGTGGTCGATCGCCGCCCGCGGTAG